The following are encoded together in the Xanthomonas sacchari genome:
- a CDS encoding TetR/AcrR family transcriptional regulator, whose amino-acid sequence MNTAPASSSDDGAASGGGRNNRLSAEDWAQAALDLIAEQGVSAVAVEPLARRLGVTKGSFYWHFPSRDALLQAALERWELVEQQQVFGSLEEVPDPRTRLRALFQLVAHEVKPHVIYSELLKALDHPAVRPVIDRVSQRRMEYLIASFRQAGLSRTDAQHRARLAYAAYVGFLQLSLQLHQPKQAREDFEAYVEHVIVTLIPG is encoded by the coding sequence ATGAATACCGCGCCCGCTTCTTCCTCTGACGACGGCGCCGCTTCCGGCGGTGGCCGCAACAACCGGCTCAGTGCCGAAGACTGGGCGCAGGCCGCCCTGGACCTGATCGCCGAACAGGGCGTGAGCGCGGTGGCGGTGGAGCCGCTGGCGCGGCGCCTGGGCGTCACCAAGGGCAGCTTCTACTGGCATTTCCCCTCGCGCGATGCGCTGCTGCAGGCCGCGCTGGAGCGCTGGGAACTGGTCGAGCAGCAACAGGTGTTCGGCAGCCTGGAAGAAGTGCCGGATCCGCGCACGCGGCTGCGCGCGCTGTTCCAACTGGTCGCGCACGAGGTCAAGCCGCACGTCATCTACAGCGAGCTGCTGAAGGCGCTCGACCACCCCGCGGTGCGGCCGGTGATCGACCGGGTCTCGCAGCGGCGCATGGAGTACCTGATCGCCTCGTTCCGCCAGGCCGGGCTCAGCCGCACCGACGCCCAGCATCGCGCACGCCTGGCCTATGCCGCCTACGTCGGCTTCCTGCAGCTGTCGTTGCAACTGCACCAGCCCAAGCAGGCGCGCGAGGACTTCGAGGCCTACGTCGAGCACGTCATCGTGACCTTGATTCCCGGCTGA
- a CDS encoding 2OG-Fe(II) oxygenase — MKALSDYIRTYDDALPVAFCQQLIEGFEASRAHHLRNGSTLHAALSESNWTELDIGKLADPAFLGFFLDRIEHYLACYNQELGLTLPIPYRPTIDRLILKKYQVGGVDRFQPHFDAVDAVSERYLVFLWYLNDVGEGGTTRFCDLDVETAPRAGRLLMFPPYWMYQHVGEPPVSNDKYILSTYLMFKR; from the coding sequence ATGAAAGCGCTGAGCGACTACATCCGCACCTACGACGACGCCCTACCCGTCGCGTTCTGCCAGCAGTTGATCGAAGGATTCGAAGCGTCCCGCGCGCATCACCTGCGCAACGGTAGCACGCTGCACGCCGCGCTGAGCGAGAGCAACTGGACCGAACTGGACATCGGCAAACTGGCCGATCCGGCCTTCCTGGGCTTCTTCCTGGACCGGATCGAACACTACCTGGCCTGCTACAACCAGGAGCTGGGCCTGACCCTGCCCATTCCGTACCGACCGACCATCGACCGGCTGATCCTGAAGAAATACCAGGTGGGCGGTGTCGATCGCTTCCAGCCGCACTTCGACGCGGTCGACGCGGTCTCGGAACGCTACCTGGTGTTCCTGTGGTATCTCAACGACGTCGGCGAAGGCGGCACCACCCGCTTCTGCGACCTCGACGTGGAAACCGCACCACGCGCCGGCCGGCTGCTGATGTTCCCGCCCTACTGGATGTACCAGCACGTCGGCGAGCCGCCGGTGTCCAACGACAAGTACATCCTGTCGACCTACCTGATGTTCAAGCGCTGA
- a CDS encoding aspartyl/asparaginyl beta-hydroxylase domain-containing protein, producing the protein MAQVSAAAEALEAVQRHVADGDYRAADALCERALDAAPADLALRRAHAMLLMDSGAFARAAHAWALVAAAAPSVEAWSRSAICLARLGEHAQALPAFEHALQLAADAFLVRLWYAESLDALGRHDDALPMYFAAVRTAQAKGRWLDQDTTAPELRARVVAAMRRIDQGRHAVFVAAIQPLLDRFGEAALRRVMAALRIYLGLQPRPADDGQHPTFLYIPELDPSPYLGAARFPWYDHLQDAAAGIVEEAHQVLASRQSVQPFLDFSNGASPQDYLVGQRGDGAWDAYFFFRHGQDYPENLQRCPRTAAALAQVPLTRIEGHAPEVLFSILAPGTTIKPHYGVTNARVVTHLPLIVPPDCALEVAGIAHAWEVGRLVTFNDTCLHHAWNHSDRVRVVTILDTWHPDLDEAETLALRQLVETIGAFNLRAGV; encoded by the coding sequence ATGGCGCAGGTGTCGGCCGCTGCCGAGGCGCTGGAAGCCGTGCAGCGGCACGTGGCCGACGGCGACTATCGCGCGGCGGATGCGCTGTGCGAGCGGGCCCTGGACGCGGCGCCTGCCGATCTGGCGTTGCGCCGCGCGCATGCGATGCTGCTGATGGACAGCGGCGCGTTCGCGCGCGCCGCACATGCCTGGGCGCTGGTGGCCGCCGCCGCCCCCAGCGTGGAGGCGTGGAGCCGCAGCGCGATCTGCCTGGCCCGGCTCGGCGAGCATGCGCAGGCGCTGCCTGCGTTCGAACACGCCTTGCAGTTGGCCGCCGACGCGTTCCTGGTGCGGTTGTGGTACGCCGAAAGCCTGGATGCGCTGGGCCGCCACGACGACGCGCTGCCGATGTACTTCGCGGCAGTACGCACGGCGCAGGCCAAGGGACGCTGGCTCGATCAGGATACGACCGCGCCCGAATTGCGGGCGCGCGTGGTCGCTGCGATGCGGCGGATCGACCAGGGGCGACACGCCGTGTTCGTCGCCGCGATCCAGCCGTTGCTCGATCGTTTCGGCGAGGCCGCGTTGCGCCGGGTGATGGCGGCATTGCGCATCTATCTCGGGCTGCAGCCACGGCCGGCGGACGATGGCCAGCATCCGACCTTCCTGTACATCCCGGAGCTGGACCCGTCGCCCTATCTGGGTGCCGCGCGATTCCCCTGGTACGACCACTTGCAGGACGCTGCCGCCGGGATCGTCGAAGAGGCGCACCAGGTGCTGGCGTCGCGGCAGTCGGTGCAACCGTTCCTGGATTTCAGCAACGGCGCGTCGCCGCAGGACTATCTCGTCGGCCAGCGGGGCGACGGCGCCTGGGATGCCTATTTCTTCTTCCGGCACGGGCAAGACTACCCGGAGAACCTGCAGCGCTGCCCGCGCACGGCAGCCGCGTTGGCGCAGGTGCCGCTGACCCGGATCGAGGGGCACGCACCGGAAGTGTTGTTCTCGATCCTGGCGCCCGGCACCACGATCAAGCCGCATTACGGCGTGACCAACGCGCGCGTCGTGACCCACTTGCCGTTGATCGTGCCGCCGGACTGCGCGCTCGAAGTCGCCGGCATTGCCCATGCCTGGGAGGTCGGTCGCCTGGTGACGTTCAACGACACCTGCCTGCACCACGCCTGGAACCACAGCGACCGGGTGCGGGTGGTGACGATCCTGGACACCTGGCACCCGGATCTGGACGAGGCCGAGACGCTGGCGCTGCGGCAACTGGTGGAGACGATCGGCGCGTTCAATCTGCGCGCCGGCGTCTGA
- a CDS encoding alpha/beta fold hydrolase, translating into MVSASATVAQSAPATLSGAGELALAATVTGPGEAGSVLFAHGFGQTRHAWSATAAALQAHGYRSVAYDARGHGDSARNPADLPYRGEQFTDDLIVVAGEMSPPPVLVAASMGGLFGLIAESRWPGLFRAMVLVDITPRWQPAGVERILAFMTAHPQGFASLDEAGDAIAAYLPQRARKSPEALRSVLRQHADGRWYWHWDPRLVEELARDSDQHQGAIAQAAAHVQCPLLLISGGRSDLVTPQTIEEFLSLVPHAQHAHLPEATHMLAGDDNAAFTATVLHYLDALPPACAGASSAVTEYLPGARP; encoded by the coding sequence ATGGTTTCTGCTTCCGCCACTGTCGCGCAGTCCGCCCCGGCCACCCTCTCGGGTGCCGGCGAGCTGGCGCTGGCTGCGACCGTCACCGGTCCCGGCGAGGCCGGCTCGGTGCTGTTCGCGCATGGCTTCGGCCAGACCCGGCACGCGTGGTCGGCAACCGCCGCGGCGCTGCAGGCGCACGGCTACCGCAGCGTCGCCTACGACGCGCGCGGCCATGGCGACTCCGCACGCAACCCGGCGGATCTGCCCTATCGCGGCGAGCAGTTCACCGACGATCTGATCGTGGTCGCCGGCGAGATGTCGCCACCGCCGGTGCTGGTTGCCGCGTCGATGGGCGGACTGTTCGGGCTGATCGCCGAGTCGCGCTGGCCGGGCCTGTTTCGCGCCATGGTGCTGGTGGATATCACCCCGCGCTGGCAACCGGCCGGGGTCGAACGCATCCTCGCTTTCATGACCGCGCATCCGCAGGGCTTCGCCAGCCTGGACGAGGCCGGCGACGCGATCGCCGCCTACCTGCCGCAGCGCGCGCGCAAGTCGCCCGAGGCCTTGCGCAGCGTCCTGCGCCAGCACGCCGACGGCCGCTGGTACTGGCACTGGGATCCGCGTCTGGTCGAAGAGCTGGCGCGCGACAGCGACCAGCACCAGGGCGCGATCGCGCAGGCCGCCGCGCACGTGCAGTGTCCGCTGCTGCTGATCAGCGGCGGCCGCAGCGACCTGGTCACGCCGCAGACCATCGAAGAATTCCTGTCGCTGGTGCCGCATGCGCAGCATGCGCATCTGCCCGAGGCCACGCATATGCTGGCCGGCGACGACAACGCCGCATTTACCGCCACTGTGTTGCACTACCTGGACGCCCTGCCACCGGCCTGCGCCGGCGCATCGTCCGCCGTCACCGAGTACCTCCCCGGAGCACGCCCATGA
- a CDS encoding sulfotransferase, whose product MNAPQLQHAIYLIEQGNAETAAELCQQALAATPHDPNWHTLLAMALQQRGDVAGAATHYRTLTRLQPQESAHWANLGMTLRTLGEHADADQAYRQALALAPQTYHYLVDHGLLLLDMGDIARARHRLLDAVDLDPAQPEARIHAAIACFECGDAQRAAALLPPPAVWPHLPDDLREDLAGALIQVGRTDEAEALLSQTQHGQAPSLSNLIRLAQLHERTNRIPEAEALWQQASAIAVQDDRQTRIDLLQLQAALALRRKDYTAARGANTELLALRPQVQIEANAYFALAGIDDKQGEPAAAMAMLAKAHALQFKLAAETMPDIAHSGEEPLQISSLWLETPFAVDPHATAPDSDASPVFIVGFPRSGTTMLEQMLDAHPRYASMDERAILQRCIEWMEAQGKRYPYDLDALDHAQVEAMRQVYWAEVAKVVALATGQQLVDKNPLNMLRLPVIMRMFPDAKIILALRHPCDVLLSCYMQNFRSPAFMVLCSTLERLAKSYVNAMRFWIHHQALLQPQLLILKYEETVRDFPTQVQRIGDFLGIDQAGFLADFAQHAARKGYISTPSYAQVVEPVNQRAVGRWHPYAPWLADALPILQPVATHWGYDLDAATP is encoded by the coding sequence ATGAACGCACCACAGCTGCAACACGCGATCTATCTCATCGAACAAGGCAACGCGGAAACCGCCGCCGAGCTGTGCCAGCAGGCACTGGCCGCCACGCCGCACGATCCCAACTGGCACACGCTGCTGGCGATGGCGCTACAGCAGCGCGGCGACGTGGCCGGCGCCGCCACGCACTACCGCACCCTGACCCGCCTGCAGCCGCAGGAGTCGGCGCACTGGGCCAATCTGGGCATGACGCTGCGCACCCTGGGCGAGCATGCCGACGCCGACCAGGCCTACCGCCAGGCCCTCGCTCTGGCGCCGCAGACCTATCACTATCTCGTCGACCATGGCCTGCTGTTGCTGGACATGGGCGACATCGCGCGCGCGCGACACCGCCTGCTCGACGCGGTCGACCTGGATCCGGCGCAACCGGAAGCGCGCATCCACGCCGCGATCGCCTGCTTCGAGTGCGGCGATGCGCAACGCGCCGCCGCCCTGCTCCCACCACCCGCCGTGTGGCCGCACCTGCCCGACGACCTGCGCGAGGACTTGGCCGGTGCACTGATCCAGGTCGGTAGAACCGACGAAGCCGAGGCGTTGCTGTCGCAGACCCAGCACGGCCAGGCGCCGTCGCTCTCCAACCTGATCCGCCTGGCGCAACTGCACGAACGCACCAACCGCATCCCCGAGGCGGAGGCGCTGTGGCAGCAGGCGAGCGCCATCGCCGTGCAGGACGACAGGCAGACCCGCATCGACCTGCTGCAACTGCAGGCGGCGCTGGCACTGCGCCGCAAGGACTACACCGCCGCACGCGGCGCCAATACCGAATTGCTCGCCCTGCGGCCGCAGGTGCAGATCGAAGCCAACGCCTATTTTGCGCTGGCAGGCATCGATGACAAGCAAGGCGAGCCTGCCGCGGCGATGGCCATGCTGGCAAAGGCGCACGCCCTGCAGTTCAAGCTCGCCGCAGAGACCATGCCGGACATCGCCCACTCCGGCGAAGAACCGCTGCAGATCTCCAGCCTGTGGCTGGAAACCCCGTTCGCGGTGGACCCGCACGCCACGGCGCCGGACAGCGACGCGTCACCGGTGTTCATCGTCGGCTTTCCCCGCTCAGGCACCACCATGCTGGAACAGATGCTCGATGCGCATCCGCGCTACGCGTCGATGGACGAGCGCGCGATCCTGCAGCGTTGCATCGAATGGATGGAAGCGCAGGGCAAGCGTTATCCGTACGACCTGGACGCGCTGGACCACGCCCAGGTCGAGGCGATGCGCCAGGTGTACTGGGCGGAGGTCGCCAAGGTCGTGGCCCTGGCCACAGGCCAGCAACTGGTCGACAAGAACCCGCTGAACATGCTGCGCCTGCCGGTGATCATGCGCATGTTCCCCGACGCCAAGATCATCCTCGCACTGCGCCATCCCTGCGACGTGCTGTTGAGCTGCTACATGCAGAACTTCCGCTCGCCGGCCTTCATGGTGCTGTGCTCCACGCTCGAGCGCCTTGCAAAGAGTTACGTGAACGCGATGCGCTTCTGGATCCACCATCAGGCGCTGCTGCAACCGCAGTTGCTGATCCTCAAGTACGAGGAAACGGTGCGCGATTTCCCCACGCAAGTGCAACGCATCGGCGACTTCCTGGGCATCGACCAGGCCGGATTCCTGGCCGATTTCGCGCAGCATGCCGCACGCAAGGGCTACATCAGCACCCCCAGCTACGCGCAAGTGGTGGAGCCGGTGAACCAACGCGCCGTGGGTCGCTGGCATCCCTACGCACCCTGGCTGGCCGACGCGCTACCGATCCTGCAGCCGGTGGCCACGCACTGGGGCTACGACCTGGATGCCGCTACCCCATGA